A portion of the Candidatus Woesearchaeota archaeon genome contains these proteins:
- a CDS encoding DNA-directed RNA polymerase — MFYKTELQDHIRVPPNLFGLPKEEAVIKQIKAQYEGYISKDLGIVIDVSSVKAIGEGVIIPGDGASHFETTFELLVFKPELQEIIFGRVKDIADFGAFMNIGPIDGMIHISQSMDDFVSFSKDKTLLGRDTKRSLKVNDKCRARVIAVSYKDITNPKFGLTMRQPFLGKLEWMDEDTNNPKKKK, encoded by the coding sequence ATGTTTTACAAGACAGAACTTCAGGATCACATAAGGGTGCCGCCGAACCTTTTCGGACTGCCAAAAGAGGAAGCAGTGATAAAGCAGATAAAGGCACAGTATGAAGGATACATATCAAAAGATCTGGGCATAGTGATTGATGTGTCGAGCGTAAAGGCTATCGGAGAAGGGGTCATCATACCCGGAGACGGCGCAAGCCACTTCGAGACGACATTCGAGCTGCTCGTGTTCAAGCCAGAGCTCCAGGAGATCATATTCGGAAGAGTGAAGGATATCGCTGACTTCGGCGCATTCATGAACATAGGCCCTATCGACGGCATGATACATATCAGCCAGTCGATGGATGACTTCGTGAGCTTCAGCAAGGACAAGACCCTGCTCGGAAGGGATACGAAAAGGAGCCTGAAGGTCAATGACAAATGCAGGGCAAGGGTCATAGCAGTCAGCTACAAGGACATAACAAACCCAAAATTCGGGCTGACCATGAGACAGCCTTTCCTCGGAAAACTCGAGTGGATGGATGAGGATACGAACAATCCCAAGAAGAAAAAATAG
- a CDS encoding cation:proton antiporter, protein MDPMLIITQLAVVLLIGLVFTIFSEKVRMTNVLFLILVGMILRNIHVGGKPLVEFPPVFLSSIGILALVLIVFEGASEFKWKEFDTLSVKVIKLVIFFILFNLIFLSFFTYITFNIGSVAVCMIFSAIMGATAADVIITMFKGEDNRIVKILQLESLINTPFTVILPFIIIDVMMTTPGKLELSQVVMQLAPFLQQFVSGIGAGILIGVVVFRIMSRFYSPVLSPFALFVTAMLSYVLAENLGGNGVLAVTTLGLFFGSSTIFKKAEVQKYSSIFTMSLEILVFVLVGLVVKVPLNWVFYVKSLILFVLYIMIRYFTVILVFRKDLKLREIWFMTLNMPKGIAVATVIFSLAAFNIMGISKILDLTLFFMIYSVILSTVVSRFSKFFIRTAPHPAEVILKVEPKKPAKPVKTMKPVKSVKTLVSQKRSAR, encoded by the coding sequence ATGGACCCGATGCTGATAATTACCCAGTTGGCGGTTGTGCTGCTCATAGGTCTTGTTTTCACGATCTTCAGCGAGAAGGTCCGCATGACGAATGTGCTTTTCCTCATATTGGTTGGGATGATCCTGAGGAATATCCATGTCGGCGGCAAGCCTCTGGTGGAGTTCCCGCCTGTTTTCCTCTCGAGCATAGGTATCCTTGCTCTTGTCCTCATAGTGTTCGAGGGGGCCAGCGAGTTCAAGTGGAAGGAGTTCGACACCCTTTCTGTCAAGGTCATAAAGCTGGTCATATTTTTCATCCTGTTCAATCTCATTTTCTTGAGCTTCTTCACGTATATAACCTTCAACATAGGTTCTGTGGCTGTCTGCATGATTTTCTCAGCGATTATGGGCGCCACTGCTGCAGACGTCATCATAACCATGTTCAAGGGTGAGGATAACAGGATTGTCAAGATTCTCCAGCTTGAATCCCTCATCAACACACCGTTCACTGTGATCCTGCCTTTCATAATCATAGATGTGATGATGACAACTCCGGGGAAGCTTGAGCTGAGTCAGGTTGTGATGCAGCTGGCTCCTTTCCTTCAGCAGTTTGTATCAGGGATCGGTGCCGGTATCCTGATTGGTGTTGTCGTCTTCAGGATCATGAGCAGGTTCTACAGCCCTGTTCTCAGCCCTTTCGCTCTTTTTGTGACTGCAATGCTCTCTTATGTCCTTGCTGAGAATCTCGGCGGCAACGGGGTCTTGGCTGTGACGACTCTGGGCCTTTTCTTCGGTTCAAGCACCATATTCAAGAAAGCAGAGGTCCAGAAATACTCATCTATATTCACTATGTCGCTTGAGATTTTGGTTTTTGTTCTTGTCGGTCTTGTTGTGAAGGTACCATTGAACTGGGTCTTCTATGTCAAGAGCCTGATACTCTTTGTATTGTATATCATGATAAGGTATTTCACAGTCATTTTGGTTTTCAGGAAGGATCTGAAGTTGAGGGAGATCTGGTTCATGACTCTTAATATGCCTAAAGGCATTGCAGTGGCGACTGTCATCTTCTCTCTTGCCGCTTTCAATATCATGGGCATCTCTAAGATACTTGACCTCACTCTTTTTTTCATGATCTACAGTGTGATTCTCTCGACTGTTGTATCGAGATTCTCCAAGTTCTTCATCAGGACTGCCCCTCATCCTGCTGAGGTGATACTCAAGGTTGAGCCCAAGAAGCCGGCAAAGCCTGTGAAGACTATGAAGCCTGTGAAATCTGTGAAGACTTTGGTTAGTCAGAAGAGATCTGCAAGATGA
- a CDS encoding cobalamin-dependent protein (Presence of a B(12) (cobalamin)-binding domain implies dependence on cobalamin itself, in one of its several forms, or in some unusual lineages, dependence on a cobalamin-like analog.) — MYDILFIHPPALISPRSGYSGFLDSETGYGNQFPSFPVGLLNLADQVDMAGYKTRILNLASFCKDKDIKIDLDRFFSRFRSRIFAISLHWSVHANSALKLASYLKRRYPDSVVVLGGLSATFFRQEIMARFGFVDGIILAECDHRIIDIVRYLLGERKAFPGNLMMGSRAGSGKAGITVPRSQAFNYSRYDLVVEKKDDFSARRANIPMIRGCTQDCVFCGGSKDSYASNFCRRSVSHPDIKDIVSQFRALKGIGRDYIFLYGDLRLLPRKALDSFFSELKNERLDVVLRGELFFPMDSGFLSMWKRSGIDVGFSMSPETADESLRMRLGRNYTNAQIEKQLHLLARNQVHQSYFFMSPLPFQDLGGVRDSLRMMSRLYSMSRKYKDDFVGNPVYATMCYLMLIDPGSVLFRDPEKFGVKINFSTLSKISLAIRKSRHWSDLIGFETDFFSRKDIAGMIYFASMEKLRIHARFNEMSEDDIRRKKKGLKSDFEFFSRHVKSKLESD, encoded by the coding sequence ATGTATGATATCCTCTTTATTCATCCTCCTGCATTGATCAGTCCTAGGTCAGGATACTCCGGATTCCTGGATTCTGAGACTGGCTACGGGAACCAGTTCCCGAGTTTTCCGGTGGGCCTGCTGAATCTTGCAGATCAGGTTGACATGGCTGGGTATAAGACAAGGATCCTCAACCTTGCTTCTTTCTGCAAGGATAAGGATATCAAGATTGATTTGGACAGGTTCTTCTCCAGGTTCAGGTCTAGGATCTTCGCGATCTCACTGCACTGGAGCGTGCATGCGAATTCTGCTTTGAAGCTGGCTTCCTATCTTAAGAGGAGATATCCTGATTCGGTTGTTGTGCTGGGCGGCCTCTCTGCGACATTTTTCAGGCAGGAGATCATGGCTCGTTTTGGTTTTGTCGATGGCATAATACTTGCTGAGTGCGATCATAGGATCATTGACATCGTGAGATATCTCTTGGGCGAGAGGAAGGCTTTCCCGGGCAATCTCATGATGGGATCCAGAGCAGGATCCGGGAAAGCAGGGATCACTGTCCCAAGGTCCCAGGCTTTCAATTATTCAAGATATGATCTTGTCGTCGAGAAGAAGGATGATTTTTCTGCTAGGCGGGCGAACATACCGATGATAAGGGGCTGTACCCAGGATTGCGTATTCTGTGGGGGATCAAAGGATTCCTATGCATCGAATTTCTGCCGCAGATCAGTCTCTCATCCTGATATCAAGGATATTGTCAGCCAGTTCAGGGCGCTCAAGGGCATCGGCAGGGACTACATTTTTTTGTACGGTGATCTGAGGCTGCTTCCCCGGAAAGCATTGGATTCATTCTTCTCAGAGCTGAAAAATGAGAGGCTTGATGTGGTGCTGAGGGGAGAGCTTTTCTTCCCCATGGATTCCGGCTTCCTCTCCATGTGGAAAAGATCCGGGATTGATGTGGGCTTCTCCATGTCTCCGGAGACTGCTGATGAGAGTCTCAGGATGAGGCTCGGGCGCAATTATACCAATGCCCAGATTGAGAAGCAGCTTCACCTGCTTGCGAGGAATCAGGTGCATCAGTCATATTTTTTCATGTCGCCATTGCCTTTCCAGGATCTGGGCGGTGTCAGGGATTCTCTGAGGATGATGTCGAGATTGTACAGCATGTCCCGGAAGTACAAGGATGATTTTGTCGGAAATCCGGTCTATGCTACGATGTGCTACTTGATGCTGATAGATCCCGGTTCTGTATTGTTCAGGGATCCTGAGAAGTTTGGCGTGAAGATTAATTTCAGCACCTTGTCGAAGATATCCCTGGCAATAAGGAAGAGCAGGCACTGGTCTGATCTTATTGGTTTTGAGACTGATTTTTTCAGCAGGAAGGATATTGCCGGGATGATATATTTTGCTTCAATGGAGAAGCTTAGGATCCATGCCAGATTCAATGAGATGTCTGAGGATGATATTAGGAGAAAAAAGAAGGGGTTGAAGTCAGACTTTGAGTTTTTTTCTCGCCATGTGAAGTCAAAACTGGAGTCAGATTGA
- a CDS encoding DNA-directed RNA polymerase subunit E'' codes for MKKKACKNCKIFVEGDECPLCKGSNFTTTWKGRLFILDAKKSQIAEKISAKVKGEYAIKTR; via the coding sequence ATGAAAAAGAAGGCATGCAAGAACTGCAAGATCTTTGTCGAAGGCGACGAATGCCCGCTCTGCAAGGGCTCCAACTTCACCACGACCTGGAAAGGGAGACTCTTCATACTCGATGCGAAGAAATCGCAGATTGCAGAAAAAATCAGCGCGAAAGTCAAAGGCGAATACGCCATAAAGACAAGGTAG